In the Sarcophilus harrisii chromosome 1, mSarHar1.11, whole genome shotgun sequence genome, one interval contains:
- the SELPLG gene encoding P-selectin glycoprotein ligand 1, with amino-acid sequence MSMTTFFFLLTLRLHGSGQPIGAEAWEAREPLADRIKRDLVEDDDDYEPYNTPASELMENDTLPVSSPGMVGAGMPGAATDRPGSEPVGLGATAGMTLGATAEMTPGATEGMTPGATEGMTPGATLGMTPGATEGMTPGATEGGTTGSALVEELTSGLVSTRDLSTHRAVTSAPETVGPTTEEATSPVPSAGEPDAYNSTGGAAATESAGISGVGSVATTTSAPGTDTPSAAGTTEGRLLTDSASTILRAELQPNGSSPAWALNASDLSTPSLPATSPPGARLAPPAVTGRMGPSPSSAPVAEVTTAQLFLSGHIPVRQCLLAVLILALVATIFLVCTVVLAIRLSKKGHTYPVRDYSPTEMVCISSLMADGEPAANGGPVGAKSELLKPGPDAGEDGDELTLHSFLP; translated from the coding sequence ATGTCCATGACCACTTTTTTCTTCCTGCTGACCCTACGGCTTCATGGGTCCGGGCAGCCCATTGGGGCGGAAGCGTGGGAGGCCAGAGAACCCTTGGCCGACAGAATCAAGAGGGACTTAGTTGAGGATGACGACGACTACGAACCTTACAACACGCCCGCATCGGAGCTGATGGAAAATGACACTTTGCCCGTGTCGTCCCCGGGTATGGTGGGAGCAGGGATGCCGGGGGCAGCCACGGACCGGCCCGGGAGTGAACCCGTGGGACTTGGGGCCACAGCGGGGATGACTCTGGGAGCCACGGCGGAGATGACTCCGGGAGCCACGGAGGGGATGACTCCGGGAGCCACGGAGGGGATGACTCCGGGAGCCACGTTGGGGATGACTCCGGGAGCCACGGAGGGGATGACTCCGGGAGCCACGGAAGGGGGAACCACCGGTTCTGCTCTGGTAGAGGAGTTGACTTCGGGCCTCGTCTCCACCCGGGATCTCTCCACCCACAGGGCGGTCACCTCTGCGCCCGAAACCGTGGGCCCCACCACGGAGGAGGCGACTTCCCCCGTCCCGAGCGCAGGGGAGCCGGACGCTTACAACTCCACCGGAGGGGCAGCGGCCACGGAGTCAGCGGGTATCTCCGGCGTAGGGAGCGTGGCCACGACCACCTCGGCTCCGGGCACGGACACGCCGAGCGCTGCGGGCACCACCGAGGGGCGGCTGCTCACAGACTCTGCCTCCACCATCCTCCGGGCAGAGCTCCAGCCTAACGGCAGCAGCCCGGCCTGGGCCCTGAACGCCTCCGACCTTTCCACCCCCAGCCTCCCCGCCACCTCCCCGCCCGGGGCACGCTTGGCCCCTCCGGCTGTCACCGGGAGGATGGGCCCCTCCCCCAGCTCCGCCCCGGTGGCCGAGGTCACGACGGCCCAGCTGTTCCTGTCCGGCCACATCCCGGTGCGGCAGTGCCTGCTGGCCGTGCTCATCCTGGCCCTCGTGGCCACCATCTTCCTGGTCTGCACCGTGGTCCTGGCCATCCGCCTCTCCAAGAAGGGCCACACGTACCCCGTGCGGGATTACTCCCCCACCGAGATGGTCTGCATCTCCTCCCTGATGGCCGACGGGGAGCCCGCGGCCAACGGTGGCCCCGTCGGTGCCAAGAGCGAGCTCCTGAAGCCCGGCCCGGACGCCGGGGAGGACGGCGACGAGCTGACCCTTCACAGCTTCCTCCCGTGA